The Polyangium mundeleinium genome contains the following window.
CCGGCCTGCTCAACCCGAACGAGTGCGGCACGTGCATCGAGGCGAAATGCTGTGATCAGCTCGCCGAGTGCGCCGGCAGCGAGTGCGCCACGGGTTGCTTCGACTGTCTCACGGGCGACGATGCGTCCTGCAACGAGATGGACCCGAAGTACTACAACAACCTGATCATGTGTCTGCAGTCGTCCTGCCAGACGGAGTGCTTCCCGCCTCCGCCGGACTGGACGTGCAACCCGCCGGCCGCGGCCCCCTCGGGCGGGTCCTGCATCAAGCTCGACGCGACGTTCAAGTGCAACCCCGTCACGAACGAGCCCTGCAACACGGCCGCCGGCGAGGCCTGCGACATCAACAGCGGCGGCGGCTACCAGTGCTGGCCGGCGCCCAACACGGCCCAGCTCTGCGGTGACTGCGACGGCTCGGCCGGCCCGTACTGCGAGGGCGGCAAGACGTGCAGCGGCAGCAAGTGCGCGCGCTACTGCTGCACCGACGAGGATTGCGGCGGCAACGGCGCGACGTGCGACACGTCGGGGGAGTACCCCGGCGGCGCCGGCCTCTGCCTCGGCCAGGTCGGTAGCAGCGGCCAGGGCGGCATGGGCGGCATGGGTGGCGCCGGTGGCGCGGGCGGCCAGGGCGGCATGGGCGGCGCGGGCGGCATGGGTGGTGCCGGCGGCGCGGGCGGCATGGGTGGTGCCGGCGGCGCGGGCGGTGCAGGCGGCGCAGGCGGCAGGGGTGGCGCAGGCGGCGCCGGTGGTGCCGGCGGCGCGGCCACGGGCGGCATGGGCGGCATGGGCGGCATGGGCGGCATGGGCGGCATGCCCTGATTCGTCGGGATAACCCGCTCTGATCAGATCGTCGGCCTCCGGACGCCTCGTGTGTTCGGAGGCCGATGCGTTTTTCCAGCCGCACGAACGGGTCGGCGCTCTAGGCTGCCGTCGTGATGACGCTCCGCGCGGGGGTGCTCGCCGTCGTGCTCGGGCTCGCCTCCGTGGCCTCCGCCGAGCCAGTCGCACCGGACGGGCGCGCGAGGGCCAAGGCCGCGTACGAGCAAGCCGAACGAGCGGCCGCCGAGCTCAGGTTCGGCGAGGCGCTCGCGGGGTACGAGGCGGTCCTGTCGATCGATCCCTCCGCGCCATTCGCCAGGATGGCCCGCACACGCGCCGCCGATCTTCGTGCCCACGCCGAAGGGGACTTCGCGCCCCTCGCGCGCCTCGAAGCCGTGCGCAGGACGCCGAGCCCGGACCGCGCCACGATCGAGGCGCTCGCGCGTGACGCCGCGACCTTCCCGGCCGGCCGCGTGCGCGCCGAGGCACGTCTCATCGTGGCCGAGGCGTTCTGGCACCGCTTCGAAGAACCGAGCCGAGCCGCAGCCGCGTTCGACGAGGCGATCGAGGATCCCGCGGCCGACAAGCTCACGCGCGCGCTCGCGCTGAACGAGCTCGCGGCGCTCGAGCGCGAACGGGGCGATCTCGCGGCCGCCTACCGCGCTGTGTCGCAGTATCCGGACCTCGTTCCGAGCTTGTACGCCGAGATCGGGCGGCTCGTGCGTCGCGCCAGGATCGCGCGGGTCGCGTCGGGCGTGCTCGGCGCGCTCGGTCTCATCGGCGCCCTGTCGATCGTGCGGCTCTTCCGGAAGCCGGGCCATGATCCCGAGGCGATCGTGCGCGCCGTGATCCGCCCATCGTCCATGGCCTTCGCGCTTTACCTCGGGGGCGCGGCGGCGATCCTGGTCCGGCATCACGGCGAGGGCGACGTGCGGCCGTTCTTGTGGCTCGGGTTCGGCGTGCTCGGCGTGGACATCGTGGCGCGGGCGTGGCGGCTCGGGTCGCGTGACGGGCGCACGGCCGCGCGGATCGGTCGCGCGGTCGTGTGCATGATCGGCGTGCTCGCCGCGGCGTTCCTGTCGCTCGAAGCCGCAAATGCGGGCTACCTGGAGAGCTTCGGGCTGTGAGAAACGAGCAGGACGACAGGGACGAGGCGCGCCGTGATCCGGAGGGCGCCGTGGAGATCGGGCCGGGGCCGATCGCGGCGGACGAGATCCTCGTGGTGCGCAGGGGCCCGGGGGCGAACTGCTCGTCGGTGGGGAGCGCGCTCGATCTCTTGTTCCTCTCGGCCGTGGCCGCGGGCGTCGTGATGGCGGGGATCGCGGCGGCGTTCGGGGGCGGCGCGGAGGAGCGCAAGGACAAGGGACGCGGCGAGCGCGACGGAAAGCGCGACGAGGGAGGCGATGCGGGCGCGCGTTGAACCGTTCGGCGCGTGGGTGCGGCTCGACGACGGCACGCTCGTGGCGATCGATCGCGGCGCGGCCGAGCGGCTCGGGCTCGCGGGCGGCGCGGTCTGGCAAGACGCGGAGACGACGCGCCGAGCGAGGCCCCTCGAAGCGCACGTGGCGGTCACGTCGCGATGCGGGGCCGGATGCAAGGGGTGTTACCTCGACGCGCGACCCGACGGCGAGAGCCCGCCGTTCGAGGTGATCACGGCGCGGCTCTCGGCGCTCGCGACGGCGGGCGTGTTCACGGTGGCGTTCGGGGGCGGCGAGCCGCTCGCGAGGCCCGATCTCGGCGAGCTCGGCCACGCCGCGCGGTGCCTCGGGCTCGTCCCCGTGCTCACCACGAGCGGCATCGGCATGACGAGCGAGCGGGCGCAGGAGCTTTCGAGCTTCGCGCAGGTGAACGTGAGCTACGACGGCGAGGGCGCGGCGTACGGCGAGGTGCGCGGCTGGGAAGGCGCGCGGGTCGCGGAGCGGGCGATGCGGCTGCTCGCGGAGGCAGGCGTGCCGTTCGGGATCAACGTGGTGCTCACGCGCAAGACGTTCGACACGCTCCCCGAGACGGCACGGCGGGCGGCGTCGCTCGGCGCGCGCGAGCTTCAACTGCTGCGGTACAAACCCGCTGGACGCGCGGCAGACGTCTCGTACCTGGCGACGCGGCTCTCGCCGGCGCAGGTCGACGCGCTCGGGCCCACGCTCGAAGCGCTCTTCGCCGCGACGAACCTTGCGATCCGTGTCGACTGCTCGCTCGTGCCGCTGCTCTCGGGCCACGTGCGGGACGCGGCGGCGCTCGCGCGGTTCGGCGTGCTCGGCTGCGAGGCGGGGCGTTACCTCGCTGCCGTGCGGATCGACGGAGCGCTCGCGCCGTGCAGCTTCGCGCCGGCCGCAGACGCACGGGCCGAGGACGCGTGGCAAGGCCGCGCGCGCGCGGCGTGGACAACGGACATGACGCTCGAAGCCTGGCGCGCGCCGCACGACGCCGAGCCTTGCCGGTCCTGCGCGATCCGCTCGGTGTGCCGGGGCGGATGCCGTGTCGTCGCGACACACCTCGACGGCGCGCTCGGCCCGGATCCAGAGTGCCCGCGTGTCCGCGCCCATCACGCGCGAGCGCAAAGCGCAGAGGAGCGCACGCGTGCCGGCGACGCGTAGACGACGCTTCGTGGCGCTCGCGTTCGGCTTCGCGGGGGCGGCGCTCGCCTACGTCGTGCTTCGGCTGATCGAGTCCGTGTGGTTCCCCGAGCCCGACCCGGCGATCGTCGTCTGGTCGGATCGCAGCCGCTTCGTGTGGCGCGCGCTCCTCGCGGCGTATACCGGCGGCGCGGCGGTCTTCGGCGGCCACGCGCTCGCCTCCCGATCGATCGAGGCCGCCGCCGTCTGGCTCGGGCGCATCGCCTTCGCCGCCGCGATCGCGCTGGCCCTCCAGGGAGCGCTCGTCCCGTGACGTCCGAGCTCCTCCGCCGCGTCGCGCTCGTCCACGGCGTCCTCGCCTGGATCTCGACCCTCGCCCTCGTCGCGCTCGCCGTCGCCCTCGTACGCCTCCGCAAGGACGCTCCCCTCGCGCGCTGGATCCGCCTCGCGTCCGCGGCGACGACCTCCCTCGTCGTGGCCTCCTTCGCGACGGGCGTTTGGCTCGATCTCCCGTACCGCGTCCACCTCCGCCAGCGCCTCTTCCTCGCCTCGCGCGCGCTCGGCTGGCTCTTCGAGCGCAAGCTGCACCTCTCCTTCGGCGCGCTCGTCTTTGCCTGCCTCGCGCTCCTGGCCCTCCTCGCGACCGACCCCGAGTGCCACGACGCCCCCTCGCGCGCCCTGCGCCGCGCCTCGCGCCTCGGCTACGTGGCCGCTGCGATCTTCGGGCTCGCCGCGTGCGTGATCGGCACCCTCGTGGCCATGCGCGCCCGGTTCTGATCAGTTCAGCTTCATCAAGCTGAGCAGGATCTCGAACACGATGAGCACGACGATCGAGCCTTCGAGGAAGAGCATGCGACGCGTCTGGCTGAACTCGATCAGCGTCCCGAGCGTCTCGCGGATCGTCGACAGCTTGATCTCCAGCGCCTTGTGCCGCTCCTGGATCTCGAGGTTGTTCCGCAGCTTGTCGTGAAGACGATCGGCGGCCTCGTTCTCCCAGGTGAGCTCGGGTTTGTCGAGAAGCGAGATCGCCGTGATGATCTCGACCTGCGAAGCCATCGCGGTGCCCACGAACCGCACGAAGTCACGCGTCCTGCCGAGCGGCCGCCCTTGCCGCCCCACCTCGCCGGCCACCGCGCCCACGCGATCCAGGATCGCCTGCACGTCCTCGTCGTAGTAGTCGATCGCCACCGACTGCGCGACCACCGTGGCGATGACGTCGAGCGTGGTCGAATCGACGTCCGGCACGACGACCCGATCGAAGCGAACCTCGACGGCGGAGCCGGGACGCACCTCGATGAGGAAGCTCTCGCGCAGCGGCGGATGGGGCTCTTGCTGGAGCTTGCTGTTGAAGGTGTCGACGATGCCCTCGCGCTCGGCGTCGGGGACGTTCACGAACACGATCGCCCCGAAGTCGAAGAGGTAGGCGAGCCGGTCGCCGTCGAGCGACACGATGAGCTGCGTCTTCGTCGAGCGCATGCCGCGATCGGGCGGCAACCAGGCCTCGACCTCACGCAGGTTGAAGCGCGACGCGTACGAGTAGGCTTCGACCGGATAGATGCGGGACATGGCGGTTTTCGGGCCCGCGCCGCGCGCGCCCGCCTGCCTCAGTGTCCCCGCCCGAGAGCGCCTGCGCAACGTGCCTCGGAGGCACGTCCCGAGCGCTCCGGCGTTCTTAGAAGCTCGCCTGAAAGACCGGGATTTTCACCTCGCGCGCCTGCGCGACCCCGAACTTCGCCATCTCTTCCGGCGTGTACACCGGGCGGATCTCCACCGCGGGCACGCCGAGCGCGAACTGTCCTTCATGCATGTCCACGAACGACATCGGCACGTGCACCGGACGCTTGCTCGTCCGCGGCAAGGCCGGCTCCCCCGCCGGCTGGTTCTGCACCGGCTCGTTCGGGTAGGTCTCCGGCGCCTTGTAGAGCGTGGCGTTCAACGCGACGATGATCGTCGGGATCACGAGCGCCATGCCACCCGCCAGCATGTAGAGCGGCACTTCGGCCGGTGGCGCCGCCTGCTCGATGAAGTAGCCGCCGATCCCGCCGCCGACCGCGGCGAGCGGGGGGAACACGAGGTACGGCCAGCCCTTGCTCACGCCGAACGCGCCCATCCCGATCGCGACGATCTCGCCGCCGAGCAAGGCGCCACCCACGATCCCCTTGGCCGTGCCGACGACCGGCTCGGCCGCGGCTTTGCTCGGCTGTCCCGTGAGCGTCGCGACGCCGAGCGCCGTCGCCGTCACCCAAGCTCCGATCCTGGTCCGACCGTGGGGCCGAGGCCCCACACCCGTTCGTGCCGTTCGACCCAAAGCCATGCTCTCCCGCGCCCGTCCGCCGGAGGCCGGGCAGCTAGCTCATCCGGTGCGCGAGCCTAGCATGGTATTCGAAATGCTCGTGCTCCCTCGTTAGTTGAGCAGCTTTCGCGACAACTGACGCACGGCCTCACGGGCGGCCCGCTGCATCGCGCGCTCCACCTGCTTCGAGGTCGCGTCCCCTCGGACGACAATCGCGCAAGAGTCGCCCTCCATCTCGAACTTTGCGGCTGGCTCTGCCGAGGAAGCCTCCCCAGCCGCGCGGATCGGGATCTCGACCTTCAGCGAGCCCACCTGGAGCTCGACGTATCCCATCAGAGCTTTGTCCATCAGCGACTGCATGGTCGGAACGTGGGTCCATGCGCCGCGCTTGGCAAGGTCGCGTCCGCGCCCCGAGGCAGCCTCCGTTCCAGCGCGCCGGCCCGTACGGCCGAAGATCCTCGCGCCTCGCGAGCTCGATCCCGCGCGCGATCCGGCGCCGAATCCGCTTCCCTGCCCGTATTTTTCCGCGATCCTCCGTCCGTCCTCATCGCGACGTACGGCCGGGGCCGCGGAAACTTGACGTGCCCCATGAAGCCATCCAAGGTCGCGCGCAGATGCAAACCCTCACGTTCTCAGGCACGTTTACTGCGCTCGTCACGCCGTTCACTGCGGATGGCGACGCTGTCGATCTCGCCGCGCTCGACGCGCTCGTCGAGGCGCAGATCGCGGGGGGTGTCTCGGGCCTCGTGCCTTGTGGCACCACGGGCGAATCGCCGACGCTCTCGGACGAAGAGCAGGTCCTCGTGATCAAGCGTGTCGTCGAGGTCGCGAAGGGACGCGTGCCCGTCGTGGCCGGGACGGGATCGTTCTCCACGAAGAAGACGATCAGCGCGTCGAAGGCGGCGCTCGCGGCGGGCGCCGACGCCGTGATGGTCGTGATGCCGTACTACAACAAGCCCTCGCAGGACGGCATGCGCGAGCACGTCCTCTCGATCGCGCGCGCGGTCCCCTGCCCCATCGTGCTCTACAACATCCCGGGCCGCTGCGTGGTGGACCTCTCGGCGGAGACGACGGCGCAGATCTGCGAGCGCGCGCCGAACGTGGTCGCGCTGAAGGACGCGACGGGCAACGTGCTCCGCTGCCAGGAGCTCAAGCGCAAGCTCGGCGACAGGCTCACGGTGCTCTCGGGCGACGACGTACTCACGCTGGCGTTCGGCGCCGTGGGCGCGAGCGGGGTCATCAGCGTCACGTCGAACGTGCGGCCGCGCGAGGTCAGCGAGGTGACGCGCGCGCTCCTGGCGAACGATTTCGTGCGGGCGCAGGCCTGCCATTTCGCGCTCGTCGAGCTGCACACCACGATGTTCCTCGAGCCGAACCCGGCGCCTGCGAAGGCGGCGCTCGCGGCGATAGGCCGCATGACGCCCGCGGTGCGGCAGCCGCTCCTGCCGGCGAGCGACGCCACGCAGCGCAAGGTGGCCGAGGCGCTCGCGCAGCTCGACGCGAACTTCCCGAAGGCCACGTCGTGAAACTCACGATCGCGGGCGCCACGGGGCGCATGGGGCAAAGCATCGTACGCCTCGCGGCGCAGGAGGGTTTTTCCATTGTCGGGGCCCTTGCCTCGCCGCAATCGCGCCACCTCGGGCTCGACGTGGGCGACGTGGCCGGCGCGGGCAACCTCGGCGTGGCGATCAGCGACGACGTGGCGTCGGCGCTCCTCGGGGCGGACGTGGTGATCGACTTTTCACGCCCCGAGGCGCTCTCGCGTGTGCTCGCGGTGGCGCGGCGGCAGAACGTCGCGGTCGTGAGCGGAACGACGCGGCTCGACGCGGACACCGAAAAAAAGCTCGACGAGGTGGCCGCGACGATCCCGGTGCTCTGGGCCCCGAACACGAGCCTCGGCGTGCAGGTGCTCGCCGAGATCGTGGCCGAAGCGGTGCGCCGGCTCGGCCCTGGGTTCGACGTGGAGATCGTCGAGACGCACCACAAGGCGAAGGTGGATTCGCCGAGCGGGACGGCGACGCGGCTCGCGGACGCGGTGCGCGACGCCCGAAAAGGATTGCATACGGTGACGGGGCGCGAGGGCAACGTGGGGCCCCGCGCCGCGGATGAAATCGGCGTCTTCGCGATGCGGGGCGGCGACGTGATCGGCGATCACACGGTGCACCTCCTCGGCCCGGGTGAGCGCCTCGAATTGACGCACCGGGCGACGAACCGGGACCTGTTTGCCCGCGGGGCCTTGCGCGCGGCGCGGTATCTGTTCGGAAAACCGGCCGGGCGATATTCGATGGCCGACGTGCTCGGGTAACCGGCGTCGCGCCCCCTTCCGCGAGAACCTTTCCCTCCATTGCTCGTGCTCGGACATTGTTCATCCCCTCCGGGAGGAACGATGCCTTGATACCGAGGACGAAATCCCTATCCTCTGCCCCCGACAGAGCGCGACGCAGGAGCTGCCCGCGCGCCTGGTTCCGTCTTCGAGAACCGGCGTTGAAGCTCGCGCGTCGCGCAGCGTGCGCAAAGAAGAGCAAGGAGTCTCCATGAACGGTGTTCGAATGGTCGCCGCTTGCCTCACGGCCTTCCTCCTCGCCGGCTGCGGAGCCGATGGCGGCGAGAAAGAACAAACGCAGGAGGAGGACCTCGCCGAATTCGAGGCGATGCGCGAGGAGCTCGAAGGGAGACGTGACGTCTTCATCGAGACGCCGGCGCAGGACTTCCTCGCCACCGGCAATACCCTCTACTGGGTCGAGGTGAACGGCGCAAACCCCCGCCTCCGCAGCTTCGACGACAGCAAGAAGCAGCGCACCGATTACACCTTCAAGCCCTACCTCACGGGCGTCTCGAGCCCGAACCCGGTGGACAACATCAATTTCGCGGCGTCGAGCACCATGGTCGCCTCGATGAACGAGCTCGACGGCGCGAACACCTACGCCGCCGGTTCCCCCGAAATGCCGCGCGGAAAGCTCGTGCTGCCCGCGCCGGCCTTCGGCCAGAAATGGTGGGCCTATTCGGTGACGGGCGACGATCTCTACGTCACGGTGATCAACAACGACTCCGGCAAGTTCGTCCTTCAAAAGTGGACCCCCGGTCAAGCGAATCCGACGGACGTGCTCGTACTCGACGACCTCATCGCGCCCAACGTCATGGGTGAATTCACCAATTTCGCCGTCAACGGCACGACGCTCATGTTCAGCGAAGGGGGCCGCCTCTGGCTCGCGGAGCTCAACGATGCGAAGGCGAAATGGGTGCAGAACGACAAGCGCGTCGGCGGCGCGGATTTTTATTCCGGCGGGGCCGTCTACTCGCAGGATCGCGAGTTCTTCCGCTACGACAAAGCCACGGATACGCGCGAGAACATCACGGGCAAGATCAAGGCCAGCTACACGATGAACAAGACGTTCGCCGAGGCGCATCACCCGGGCCACGACATGACGTGGTGCAAATTCAAGGACAAGATCGTCTACGAAGGCAACTTCGGGCTCTTCGCCTACGACATCGAAAATGAGACCACGACGCCGCTCTTGCTCGACGCGCGTGACAACAGCGTCGTCTACAAGTACCCCGTGGCGGTCGGCACCGGGACGCTTTTCGTCAAAGGCCTGGAGAGCCAGAGCGGAGCGACCGGCGCGGACGGCCCGATGTTCTCGCTCGCGGCCGCGAATCTCCTCTGAGGAATGCTCCTCGGCGGCGCATTTCTGCGTTCCTCGTTCGCACAAATGCATTGTTGACCCCCGGAGCCACGGGTGGTTCGATGACGCATGACGATCACGCCCGCCGGCTCCGCCCAGGCCCTCGCCGCCGCCCTTCGTCATGATGATCCGAGCGCCCTCGGCGCGCTCCTCGACAACCTCCCCGCGGACGGCCCGGCGCTCGTGCCGATGGTGGTGTTGGCGAAAGCCCACCGGTCGCTCGACCTGCTCCTCGCGCGGGGCTTTTCGCCGAATGAAACCCGCGTCGATCGTTTGGCGGGGCTCCACCTCGTGGACGACGCGAAGATGGTCCGGACGCTCGTGGCCGCGGGCGGAGACGTGAACCTCGCGTCACCGAGCGGCACGCCGCTCCACCTCGCCGCGGCGAATGCGGGGCCGCCCGTCCTCAAAGCGCTGCTCGACGCCGGGGCCGACCCCAACGCCACCCACGAAGGCCCCGTGACGAACTTCACCCCGCTCGAAATCGCCTGCGAGCTCGGCCGCACCCTGGCCGTGAAGGCGCTGCTCGCCCGGCCGCCCGCGCCCGCCACCTGCTTTTTCCTGACGGCCGGATTCGTCACGCGAAAAGGGAAAAAGCCCCTCGCCGTCCTCGATCTGCTCCTCTCCGCATTCGGCGCCGACCTGGAGCCGGTCGTCGGCTACGATTTCCTGCTGCACATCGCCTCGAAGGCGGGGAGCCTCGAAGGGGTCGAGCTTTTGATCAAACATGGCGCGGCGGTCGATCGCCCGGATCGTGAGGGGCGGACGGCGGCGTTCCTCGCAATTCATGCGGCATTCGGTGGACTCGCCCCGCGGCCCGAGCACGTCGAGGTCTTCCGGCGCCTCGCAGCCGCGGGCGCGAACCTCGACCAGCGCTGCGGCCAAGTAACCCCGCGCGAGCTCGCTCGGCAGCACCGCGTCGCGCTTTCGTGAGGGGCCGTCCCTCCCCCGTCGTGCGCACGTCGGCATCAAATGCCCTTCCAGCACGCCCCCGCACGCCGCGGACGACACGAAGCACCGTCGGTGCACGCCCCTGCACGACGCGGACGACACGAACGCCCCTCGGTGCACGTCCCTGCACGACGCGGACGACACGAAACGCCCCTCGGTACACGTCCCTGCACGACGCGGACGACACGAACGCCCCTCGGTGCACGTCCCTGCACGACGCGGAAGCTTCCAGAGACCCTCTGCGCCGTCCTCAACGTGCGGAGCCTTGCATCAAGAACGCGAGCAAGCTTACTCTGCACGGATGGACGACCCTCGTGAGGACACCCCCACGGACCCGTACCGCACGCGCGGCGCGTTCGCCCTCTCCGCCTTCCGGCGCGAGCGGGCGAACGGTTGGCGGTTTGCGTGGGCAATGCTCCTGGCTACATGCATGGCTGTGTGCATGGTGCCGATGGGGTGCGGGTCGAGCGAGGAACATGCGGTCGCGCCCGAGCGGACGCAGGGTTCGCTCCCTGC
Protein-coding sequences here:
- a CDS encoding radical SAM/SPASM domain-containing protein: MRARVEPFGAWVRLDDGTLVAIDRGAAERLGLAGGAVWQDAETTRRARPLEAHVAVTSRCGAGCKGCYLDARPDGESPPFEVITARLSALATAGVFTVAFGGGEPLARPDLGELGHAARCLGLVPVLTTSGIGMTSERAQELSSFAQVNVSYDGEGAAYGEVRGWEGARVAERAMRLLAEAGVPFGINVVLTRKTFDTLPETARRAASLGARELQLLRYKPAGRAADVSYLATRLSPAQVDALGPTLEALFAATNLAIRVDCSLVPLLSGHVRDAAALARFGVLGCEAGRYLAAVRIDGALAPCSFAPAADARAEDAWQGRARAAWTTDMTLEAWRAPHDAEPCRSCAIRSVCRGGCRVVATHLDGALGPDPECPRVRAHHARAQSAEERTRAGDA
- a CDS encoding RMD1 family protein, with amino-acid sequence MSRIYPVEAYSYASRFNLREVEAWLPPDRGMRSTKTQLIVSLDGDRLAYLFDFGAIVFVNVPDAEREGIVDTFNSKLQQEPHPPLRESFLIEVRPGSAVEVRFDRVVVPDVDSTTLDVIATVVAQSVAIDYYDEDVQAILDRVGAVAGEVGRQGRPLGRTRDFVRFVGTAMASQVEIITAISLLDKPELTWENEAADRLHDKLRNNLEIQERHKALEIKLSTIRETLGTLIEFSQTRRMLFLEGSIVVLIVFEILLSLMKLN
- the dapA gene encoding 4-hydroxy-tetrahydrodipicolinate synthase; the encoded protein is MQTLTFSGTFTALVTPFTADGDAVDLAALDALVEAQIAGGVSGLVPCGTTGESPTLSDEEQVLVIKRVVEVAKGRVPVVAGTGSFSTKKTISASKAALAAGADAVMVVMPYYNKPSQDGMREHVLSIARAVPCPIVLYNIPGRCVVDLSAETTAQICERAPNVVALKDATGNVLRCQELKRKLGDRLTVLSGDDVLTLAFGAVGASGVISVTSNVRPREVSEVTRALLANDFVRAQACHFALVELHTTMFLEPNPAPAKAALAAIGRMTPAVRQPLLPASDATQRKVAEALAQLDANFPKATS
- the dapB gene encoding 4-hydroxy-tetrahydrodipicolinate reductase: MGQSIVRLAAQEGFSIVGALASPQSRHLGLDVGDVAGAGNLGVAISDDVASALLGADVVIDFSRPEALSRVLAVARRQNVAVVSGTTRLDADTEKKLDEVAATIPVLWAPNTSLGVQVLAEIVAEAVRRLGPGFDVEIVETHHKAKVDSPSGTATRLADAVRDARKGLHTVTGREGNVGPRAADEIGVFAMRGGDVIGDHTVHLLGPGERLELTHRATNRDLFARGALRAARYLFGKPAGRYSMADVLG
- a CDS encoding ankyrin repeat domain-containing protein, coding for MTITPAGSAQALAAALRHDDPSALGALLDNLPADGPALVPMVVLAKAHRSLDLLLARGFSPNETRVDRLAGLHLVDDAKMVRTLVAAGGDVNLASPSGTPLHLAAANAGPPVLKALLDAGADPNATHEGPVTNFTPLEIACELGRTLAVKALLARPPAPATCFFLTAGFVTRKGKKPLAVLDLLLSAFGADLEPVVGYDFLLHIASKAGSLEGVELLIKHGAAVDRPDREGRTAAFLAIHAAFGGLAPRPEHVEVFRRLAAAGANLDQRCGQVTPRELARQHRVALS